In Alloyangia pacifica, the following proteins share a genomic window:
- a CDS encoding UdgX family uracil-DNA binding protein (This protein belongs to the uracil DNA glycosylase superfamily, members of which act in excision repair of DNA. However, it belongs more specifically to UdgX branch, whose founding member was found to bind uracil in DNA (where it does not belong), without cleaving it, appears to promote DNA repair by a pathway involving RecA, rather than base excision.): MRRVALPEIGTFEAWRDEARALLGAGVRPEDLLWQRGQGAEDLFATDLPMVAGGPVTVPRGFVELARLAVCHSDPERFARLYALLWSLRDDRRLLEDRGDPRVAKLTRMAKDVSRDRHKMTAFVRFRELEVPGANRRRFAAWFEPTHHIVELTAPFFVKRFGDMDWAIFTPDLSAHFEGGALRFAPGAPRPELPQDATEELWRTYFRNIFNPARLKPKAMQAEMPKKYWHNMPETQLIPELIATAEARARQMAEAAPTLAPVRAGKISARLRVPTTEVTEEVGDLHAALLACRRCALWQDATQPVPGEGPPDAPLMIVGEQPGDREDLEGRPFVGPAGQLFDSIAQRAGLDRRRAYVTNAVKHFKFTPRGKRRLHQAPNSGEIQQCRWWLDLERSRVKPKLIFALGATAVESLTGDRRALMARRGGLERTEDGTPVLVTLHPSYLLRVPAAERAAAEALFEADLRLAVRELAALAEQPDH; the protein is encoded by the coding sequence ATGCGCCGCGTCGCATTGCCCGAGATCGGCACCTTCGAGGCCTGGCGGGATGAGGCGCGGGCGCTTCTGGGGGCAGGGGTGCGGCCCGAGGATCTGCTCTGGCAGCGCGGGCAGGGCGCGGAGGACCTCTTTGCCACCGACCTGCCAATGGTTGCCGGCGGGCCGGTCACCGTGCCGCGCGGCTTTGTCGAGCTGGCACGGCTGGCCGTCTGCCACAGCGACCCCGAACGCTTTGCCCGGCTCTATGCACTGCTCTGGTCGCTCCGGGACGACAGGCGTCTGCTCGAAGACCGGGGCGATCCGCGCGTCGCAAAGCTCACCCGCATGGCCAAGGACGTCAGCCGCGACCGGCACAAGATGACCGCCTTCGTCCGCTTCCGCGAGCTGGAGGTGCCCGGCGCGAACCGTCGCAGGTTCGCCGCCTGGTTCGAGCCGACCCACCACATCGTCGAGCTGACCGCGCCATTCTTCGTCAAGCGTTTCGGAGATATGGACTGGGCGATCTTTACCCCGGACCTGTCGGCGCATTTCGAGGGGGGCGCGCTTCGGTTCGCGCCGGGAGCGCCCAGACCCGAGCTGCCGCAGGACGCGACCGAGGAGCTCTGGCGCACCTATTTCCGCAATATCTTCAACCCGGCAAGGCTGAAACCCAAGGCGATGCAGGCCGAGATGCCGAAGAAATACTGGCACAACATGCCCGAGACGCAGCTCATCCCCGAGCTGATCGCCACCGCCGAGGCCCGCGCGCGGCAGATGGCCGAGGCGGCACCGACGCTTGCCCCCGTCCGTGCCGGAAAGATCAGCGCGCGCCTGCGTGTGCCCACCACCGAGGTAACAGAGGAAGTCGGCGATCTGCACGCGGCCCTCTTAGCCTGCCGGCGCTGTGCGCTGTGGCAGGACGCGACACAGCCGGTGCCGGGCGAAGGGCCCCCGGATGCGCCACTAATGATCGTCGGCGAACAGCCCGGAGATCGCGAGGATCTGGAAGGGCGCCCCTTTGTCGGCCCGGCCGGCCAGCTCTTCGACAGCATCGCACAGCGTGCCGGACTTGACCGGCGCAGGGCCTATGTCACCAATGCGGTCAAGCACTTCAAGTTCACCCCGCGCGGCAAGCGGCGGCTTCACCAGGCGCCGAACAGCGGCGAGATCCAGCAATGCCGCTGGTGGCTCGATCTCGAGCGGAGCCGGGTGAAGCCGAAGCTGATCTTCGCCTTGGGCGCGACGGCAGTGGAGAGCCTGACCGGAGACCGACGAGCCCTGATGGCCCGGCGCGGCGGTCTCGAACGCACCGAGGATGGCACGCCGGTGCTGGTCACGCTGCATCCGTCCTATCTTTTGCGCGTGCCCGCCGCAGAGCGCGCGGCGGCGGAGGCGCTTTTCGAGGCTGACCTGAGACTTGCGGTGCGGGAACTGGCTGCCCTGGCGGAGCAGCCGGACCACTGA
- a CDS encoding DUF502 domain-containing protein, with protein MNTPFDDKPRRPGIFASLRASFLTGLVVIAPVGLTIWLIWTLFGWVDGFVLPLVPQRFNPEEYIGINLRGVGVIFFLVFTILVGWVAKGLIGRSMIRFAETLVDRTPVVRSIYSGIKQIAETVFAQTESNFEKACLVQYPRKGIWAIGFISTRAKGEILARADAMGDLVSVFVPTTPNPTSGFLLYFPAEDVVELEMSIEDAAKLVISAGLVYPPEKPGEKPKVEPVRRAS; from the coding sequence ATGAACACGCCCTTCGACGACAAGCCCCGCCGCCCCGGCATCTTCGCGAGCCTCAGGGCGAGCTTCCTGACCGGGCTGGTGGTGATCGCCCCGGTCGGTCTGACCATCTGGCTGATCTGGACCCTGTTCGGCTGGGTCGACGGCTTCGTGCTGCCGCTGGTGCCGCAGCGCTTCAATCCCGAGGAATACATCGGGATCAACCTGCGCGGCGTGGGTGTGATCTTCTTTCTTGTCTTCACCATCCTCGTCGGCTGGGTCGCCAAGGGGCTGATCGGCCGTTCGATGATCCGCTTTGCCGAAACGCTGGTGGACCGCACCCCTGTGGTGCGCTCGATCTATTCTGGGATCAAACAGATCGCCGAAACGGTTTTTGCCCAGACCGAGAGCAACTTCGAAAAGGCCTGCCTCGTGCAGTACCCGCGCAAGGGTATCTGGGCCATCGGCTTCATCTCGACCCGGGCCAAGGGCGAGATCCTCGCCCGCGCCGACGCGATGGGAGACCTGGTGTCGGTCTTCGTGCCGACCACGCCCAACCCGACCTCGGGCTTCTTGCTCTACTTCCCCGCCGAGGATGTGGTGGAACTGGAGATGAGCATCGAGGATGCCGCCAAGCTGGTGATCTCGGCCGGGCTGGTCTATCCGCCGGAAAAGCCGGGCGAAAAGCCGAAGGTCGAGCCGGTGCGCCGCGCCAGCTGA
- a CDS encoding pseudouridine-5'-phosphate glycosidase, translating into MTLVHLSAPVADALAKGAPVVALESTIITHGMPWPQNLEMARKVEQTIREGGATPATIAVLGGKLCVGLDDAQLEALAQTKHAAKLSRADMAVCMARGGTGATTVAATMIAARLAGIEVFATGGIGGVHRGAEQSFDISADLQELAQTQVTVIAAGAKAILDLSKTMEVLETLGVPVIAFGQDQLPAFWSREAGIAAPLRLDTAKQIAEAHRMRGALGLPGGQLVANPIPESAEIPRETMMPIIARAMEDATAHGIHGKAVTPYLLQRIFELTEGRSLESNIELVLNNARLGAAIAAEMSALSAA; encoded by the coding sequence ATGACCCTCGTGCATCTTTCCGCCCCTGTCGCCGACGCGCTTGCCAAGGGCGCGCCCGTGGTGGCGCTGGAATCGACCATTATCACCCATGGCATGCCTTGGCCGCAGAACCTCGAGATGGCGCGCAAGGTCGAGCAGACGATCCGCGAGGGCGGTGCCACCCCGGCGACCATCGCGGTGCTAGGCGGCAAGCTCTGCGTCGGTCTCGACGACGCGCAGCTCGAGGCGCTGGCGCAGACCAAGCACGCGGCAAAGCTCTCGCGCGCCGACATGGCCGTGTGCATGGCGCGAGGCGGCACCGGCGCGACCACCGTGGCGGCGACGATGATCGCGGCGCGGCTGGCGGGCATCGAGGTCTTTGCCACCGGCGGCATCGGCGGCGTGCACCGCGGCGCCGAGCAGAGCTTCGACATCTCTGCCGACCTGCAGGAGCTGGCGCAGACCCAGGTGACCGTGATCGCCGCCGGCGCGAAGGCCATCCTTGACCTGTCGAAGACCATGGAGGTGCTCGAAACCCTTGGCGTTCCGGTGATCGCCTTCGGGCAGGACCAACTGCCGGCCTTCTGGTCGCGCGAGGCCGGGATCGCCGCGCCGCTGCGGCTCGACACCGCAAAGCAGATCGCCGAGGCGCACCGGATGCGCGGCGCCCTCGGCCTGCCCGGCGGCCAGCTCGTGGCCAACCCGATCCCCGAAAGCGCCGAGATCCCGCGCGAGACGATGATGCCGATCATCGCCCGGGCCATGGAAGACGCGACCGCGCATGGCATCCACGGCAAGGCGGTCACGCCGTATCTTCTCCAGCGCATCTTCGAGCTGACCGAGGGTCGCTCGCTGGAAAGCAACATCGAGCTGGTGCTGAACAACGCCCGTCTCGGCGCGGCCATCGCGGCGGAAATGAGCGCCCTGTCCGCCGCGTAA
- a CDS encoding PfkB family carbohydrate kinase, protein MSSTPDILCIGSVLWDVIGRSASHMRQGSDVPGRIIRLPGGVAMNIAMTLTRFGLTPGLLSAVGQDPNGHELVDACERLGCITEYLYRSEDLPTDMYMAVEGANGLIAAIADAHSLEQCGARILSPLIDGPLGSAEAPWAGPVALDGNLTLGLLEEILRLPAFAAADLRIAPASPGKAERLTPFLRAGRGVLYVNLEEAGLLCMQSFSDSAEAAAALVARGASRALVTNGGQPASDASSEGVISECPPEVLVTRVTGAGDTFMAAHIAAELRGADRATALDEALAAAATYVSGDVTS, encoded by the coding sequence ATGAGCAGCACTCCGGATATCCTCTGCATCGGCTCCGTCCTCTGGGATGTGATCGGCCGCTCTGCCAGTCACATGCGCCAGGGCTCCGACGTGCCCGGGCGCATCATTCGCCTGCCGGGAGGCGTGGCGATGAACATCGCGATGACTCTCACCCGCTTCGGGCTGACCCCGGGCCTGCTGAGCGCCGTCGGGCAGGATCCCAATGGTCACGAGCTGGTGGACGCCTGCGAGCGGCTCGGCTGCATCACAGAATATCTCTATCGTTCCGAGGACTTGCCGACCGACATGTATATGGCGGTTGAAGGCGCGAACGGGTTGATTGCGGCGATTGCCGACGCCCATTCGCTCGAGCAATGCGGTGCGCGTATCCTGTCGCCGCTGATCGACGGCCCGCTCGGCAGCGCAGAGGCGCCCTGGGCCGGTCCGGTGGCGCTCGACGGCAACCTGACGCTGGGCCTGCTGGAAGAGATCCTCCGCCTGCCCGCCTTTGCCGCCGCGGACCTGCGCATCGCGCCGGCGAGCCCCGGCAAGGCCGAACGTCTGACCCCTTTCCTGCGCGCGGGCCGCGGGGTTCTCTATGTGAACCTCGAGGAAGCCGGGCTGCTCTGCATGCAGAGTTTCAGCGACTCCGCCGAGGCCGCGGCGGCGCTCGTTGCCCGCGGTGCCTCGCGGGCGCTGGTGACCAATGGCGGCCAGCCCGCGTCCGATGCCTCCTCCGAGGGGGTGATCTCGGAATGCCCGCCCGAGGTGCTGGTCACCCGGGTGACCGGCGCGGGCGACACTTTCATGGCGGCGCATATCGCCGCCGAACTGCGCGGCGCCGACCGTGCCACCGCGCTGGACGAAGCGCTGGCGGCCGCCGCAACCTACGTATCCGGAGACGTGACTTCATGA
- a CDS encoding DedA family protein, whose product MSLTESGFSDSVLALLPELGLPILAGTVMLASLGVPMLPGSLMVLVAGTLAAAGELPVLATMTTVLCAALLGDQLGFLLGRLFGPQLARREDPTLRRALSLLETRGPMAVFLTRWLIAPLGPAMNVVAGAGGLVWPRFLLADLAGEIVWTLGYMALGASFAPFIPQIAELSSDITLLLAALAVAFAAGVLLRRHRPHGPR is encoded by the coding sequence ATGAGCCTCACCGAAAGCGGTTTCAGCGACAGCGTGCTTGCCTTGCTGCCGGAACTCGGACTGCCGATCCTTGCCGGCACGGTCATGCTCGCTTCGCTGGGCGTACCGATGCTCCCGGGCTCCTTGATGGTGCTTGTCGCCGGAACCCTTGCCGCGGCCGGAGAACTTCCGGTGCTTGCCACGATGACAACAGTACTCTGCGCCGCGCTCCTCGGCGACCAACTCGGCTTCTTGCTCGGGCGGCTCTTCGGGCCTCAGCTTGCCCGGCGCGAGGATCCGACCCTCCGGCGCGCTCTGTCCTTGCTGGAAACCCGTGGTCCCATGGCTGTGTTCCTGACACGCTGGCTGATTGCACCGCTCGGGCCGGCGATGAATGTGGTGGCCGGTGCTGGCGGGCTGGTCTGGCCGCGCTTCCTTCTTGCCGATCTCGCCGGCGAAATTGTCTGGACATTGGGCTACATGGCGCTCGGCGCCAGCTTCGCGCCCTTCATCCCGCAGATTGCCGAGTTGTCGAGCGACATCACGCTTCTTCTCGCCGCGCTCGCCGTTGCCTTTGCCGCGGGCGTTCTGCTGCGCCGCCATCGGCCCCATGGGCCTCGATGA
- the aroQ gene encoding type II 3-dehydroquinate dehydratase yields the protein MHSLLILNGPNLNLLGLRQPEVYGRTTIADVEAMCRSHAEALGVALDFAQSNHEGALIDAIHAARGTKDGIILNAGAYTHTSLALMDAISSAEVPTIELHLSNVHAREEFRHVSYIAKVALGVICGFGPRGYTLAMDALVSHLER from the coding sequence ATGCATTCGCTGCTCATCCTCAATGGCCCCAACCTCAACCTGCTCGGCCTACGCCAGCCCGAGGTCTATGGCCGCACCACCATCGCAGACGTCGAGGCGATGTGCCGCTCCCATGCCGAAGCGCTCGGCGTGGCGCTTGATTTCGCGCAGAGCAACCACGAAGGCGCGCTGATCGATGCGATCCACGCCGCCCGCGGTACCAAGGACGGCATCATCCTCAATGCCGGCGCCTACACCCACACCTCGCTGGCGCTGATGGACGCCATCAGCTCCGCCGAGGTGCCGACCATCGAGCTGCACCTGTCGAATGTGCATGCGCGCGAGGAGTTTCGCCATGTGAGCTACATCGCCAAGGTTGCGCTCGGCGTGATCTGCGGCTTCGGGCCGCGCGGCTACACGCTCGCGATGGATGCGCTGGTGTCTCACCTCGAACGCTAA
- the tsf gene encoding translation elongation factor Ts translates to MAITAAQVKELREMTGAGMMDAKKALTETDGDMDAAIDWLRTKGLAKAAKKSGRTAAEGLVAVRVEGGVGVAVEVNAETDFVAKNAEFQAMVNDIAGAALAVDSVEALNDATIEGKKVSDVITDKIATIGENMTLRRMAKIEGEVVSTYVHNAAAAGLGQIGVLVAMTGGSEDFGRQVAMHIAASNPASLNEAELDPAIVEKERQVQIDIARESGKPDAVIEKMIVGRMNKFLAEITLLGQPFVVNPDLTVEQAAKEAGATITGFIRLQVGEGIEKVEEDFAAEVAKAAQG, encoded by the coding sequence ATGGCGATCACTGCTGCACAGGTGAAAGAACTGCGCGAGATGACCGGCGCAGGCATGATGGATGCCAAGAAGGCGCTGACCGAGACCGATGGCGACATGGACGCCGCGATCGACTGGCTGCGCACCAAGGGCCTTGCGAAAGCCGCCAAGAAGTCGGGCCGCACCGCCGCTGAAGGCCTCGTCGCCGTGCGCGTCGAAGGTGGCGTGGGTGTTGCCGTCGAGGTGAACGCCGAAACCGACTTCGTTGCCAAGAACGCCGAGTTCCAGGCCATGGTGAACGACATCGCCGGCGCCGCCCTGGCCGTGGACAGCGTGGAAGCGCTGAACGACGCGACCATCGAGGGCAAGAAGGTGTCGGACGTCATCACCGACAAGATCGCCACTATCGGCGAAAACATGACCCTGCGCCGGATGGCCAAGATCGAAGGCGAAGTCGTCTCGACCTATGTGCACAACGCCGCCGCAGCGGGTCTCGGCCAGATCGGCGTGCTGGTTGCCATGACCGGCGGCAGCGAAGACTTCGGTCGTCAGGTCGCGATGCACATCGCCGCCTCGAACCCGGCCTCGCTGAACGAAGCCGAGCTGGACCCGGCGATCGTCGAGAAAGAGCGCCAGGTTCAGATCGACATCGCACGCGAGTCTGGCAAGCCCGACGCCGTGATCGAGAAGATGATCGTCGGCCGCATGAACAAGTTCCTCGCGGAAATCACCCTGCTGGGTCAGCCCTTCGTGGTGAACCCCGACCTGACCGTCGAGCAGGCCGCCAAGGAAGCCGGCGCCACCATCACCGGCTTCATTCGCCTGCAGGTGGGTGAAGGCATCGAGAAGGTGGAAGAGGATTTCGCGGCAGAGGTGGCCAAGGCCGCCCAGGGCTGA
- the rpsB gene encoding 30S ribosomal protein S2 — protein MALPEFTMRQLLEAGVHFGHQTQRWNPRMGEFIYGARNGIHIMDLTQTVPMLDAALNAIRETVAKGGSVLFVGTKRQAQQPIAEAAEKCAQFYMNHRWLGGTLTNWQTVSQSIQRLKTIDERMEAGAEGLTKKERLGMERDQTKLQASLGGIREMGGLPDMLFVIDVKKEALAVAEANKLGIPVVAIVDTNCSPDGVDYIIPGNDDAARAISLYCDLVARAALDGMTGQMEAAGVDLGALEDAPAEELLAEANAGK, from the coding sequence ATGGCTCTTCCCGAGTTCACCATGCGCCAGCTACTTGAAGCAGGCGTGCACTTCGGCCACCAGACGCAGCGCTGGAACCCCCGCATGGGCGAGTTCATCTACGGTGCGCGCAACGGCATCCACATCATGGACCTCACCCAGACCGTCCCGATGCTGGACGCGGCTCTGAACGCGATCCGTGAGACCGTCGCCAAGGGCGGTTCGGTGCTCTTCGTCGGCACCAAGCGCCAGGCGCAGCAGCCGATCGCGGAAGCGGCCGAGAAGTGCGCACAGTTTTACATGAACCACCGCTGGCTGGGCGGCACGCTCACCAACTGGCAGACCGTTTCGCAGTCGATCCAGCGCCTGAAGACCATCGACGAGCGCATGGAAGCCGGTGCAGAAGGCCTCACCAAGAAAGAGCGCCTTGGCATGGAGCGTGACCAGACGAAGCTTCAGGCTTCGCTCGGCGGCATCCGCGAAATGGGCGGCCTGCCCGACATGCTCTTCGTCATCGACGTGAAGAAAGAAGCGCTGGCCGTGGCCGAAGCCAACAAGCTGGGCATCCCGGTCGTCGCCATCGTCGACACCAACTGCTCGCCCGACGGCGTCGACTACATCATCCCCGGCAACGATGACGCGGCCCGCGCCATCTCGCTCTACTGCGACCTCGTCGCCCGCGCAGCCCTGGACGGCATGACTGGCCAGATGGAAGCCGCAGGCGTCGACCTTGGCGCCCTCGAAGACGCGCCGGCCGAAGAGCTGCTCGCCGAAGCAAACGCCGGCAAGTAA
- a CDS encoding MarR family winged helix-turn-helix transcriptional regulator, translating into MSDPQTQTRLLEAMLEAMRELRTHYDASAQEVGLTLSRARVVSELARREGATQAELACALRIEAPALKRQIDALEAAGFIERRALDGDARKRALHLTDKARSSRITCFLERVRDDLMEGISADDQDATRRTLERIALNATKLSSQ; encoded by the coding sequence ATGTCCGATCCGCAGACCCAGACCCGTCTTCTCGAAGCGATGCTCGAAGCGATGCGCGAGCTGCGCACCCATTATGATGCCAGCGCGCAGGAGGTCGGCCTGACCCTCTCGCGGGCCCGCGTGGTGAGCGAACTGGCCCGGCGCGAAGGCGCGACGCAGGCCGAGCTGGCCTGCGCGCTGCGCATCGAGGCGCCGGCCCTCAAACGCCAGATCGATGCTCTCGAGGCCGCAGGCTTCATCGAGCGACGCGCCCTCGATGGCGACGCCCGCAAGCGGGCGCTGCACCTCACCGACAAGGCCCGATCGAGCCGGATCACCTGTTTCCTGGAGCGCGTACGCGACGATCTGATGGAAGGCATCTCGGCCGACGACCAGGACGCCACCCGCCGCACCCTCGAACGGATCGCGCTCAACGCAACGAAGCTGTCCTCGCAATGA
- a CDS encoding MFS transporter — translation MTDTSAQTTLAEPPKPESPPPAPGMPLVRALPYVVASVMLGITQGLGQGFISANMPQIAGDLGITTAQASWLMAAYMIPRASLTILLIKLRTQYGLRRFAEIGIATYVLVAFASVWVVDLRSAVVLQFLSGVAAAPLSTLAFLYILEPLAQQWKLRLGLPVALVLLTSGASLARIVSPVLIGDGGLAGIHMTTLGLSMICLMLVYLLPLTPAPRAKVIQRADLLSFGLIAFGLGGLVTGFILGPIHWWTDLHWLGLLLAASLAALTAAVVIELHREAPLIDIRWLLSPAMLHLAFTLFLFRLLLSEQSSGAPGMFQALGLGNAQMTGLFTVICLATVFGALACIGWMAPGREPAYHAVALALIALGAFMDGGSTLQTRPEQMMLSQALIAFASMLFMAPAMMKGLIAALSKGPNYLLSFVIVFLVTQSAGGILGSGLFRTVINVRQAFHLQVLREELTGTDPLTTQTIAANIQQLAPQISDSAQLKAQAVAQLASTAAQQATVMAYNDAYVLTGLVALLSLCALGLHLFRDWLTARLRRSDPALQTS, via the coding sequence ATGACCGACACCTCCGCACAAACGACCCTTGCCGAACCGCCGAAGCCCGAGTCCCCACCGCCGGCACCGGGCATGCCGCTGGTACGCGCCCTGCCCTATGTGGTGGCCTCGGTGATGCTGGGGATCACCCAAGGGCTCGGCCAGGGCTTCATCTCGGCCAACATGCCGCAGATCGCCGGCGACCTCGGGATCACCACGGCCCAGGCCAGCTGGTTGATGGCGGCCTACATGATCCCCCGCGCCTCGCTGACCATCCTGCTGATCAAGCTGCGCACCCAGTACGGGCTGCGGCGGTTTGCCGAGATCGGCATCGCCACCTATGTCCTCGTCGCCTTCGCCTCGGTCTGGGTCGTTGACCTGCGCTCGGCGGTGGTGCTGCAGTTCCTCTCGGGCGTCGCCGCGGCGCCGCTCTCGACACTGGCCTTTCTCTACATCCTCGAGCCGCTGGCGCAGCAGTGGAAGCTGCGGCTCGGTCTGCCCGTTGCGTTGGTGCTGCTCACCTCCGGCGCCTCGCTGGCGCGCATCGTCTCGCCGGTGCTTATCGGCGATGGCGGACTAGCAGGCATCCATATGACCACCCTAGGGCTGTCGATGATCTGCCTGATGCTGGTCTACCTCCTGCCGCTGACCCCGGCACCGCGGGCCAAGGTGATCCAGCGCGCCGACCTGCTCAGCTTCGGGCTGATCGCTTTCGGACTCGGCGGGCTGGTGACTGGCTTCATCCTCGGGCCGATCCACTGGTGGACCGACCTGCACTGGCTGGGCTTGCTGCTTGCCGCCTCGCTGGCTGCGCTGACCGCAGCTGTGGTGATCGAGCTGCACCGCGAGGCGCCGCTGATCGACATCCGCTGGCTGCTCAGCCCGGCGATGCTGCACCTCGCCTTTACGCTCTTCCTGTTCCGGCTGCTGCTCTCCGAGCAGAGCAGCGGCGCGCCGGGCATGTTCCAGGCGCTGGGACTGGGCAATGCGCAGATGACCGGGCTCTTTACGGTGATCTGCCTGGCTACAGTCTTCGGCGCGCTGGCGTGCATCGGCTGGATGGCGCCGGGGCGCGAGCCCGCCTATCACGCCGTGGCGCTGGCGCTGATCGCGCTCGGGGCCTTTATGGATGGCGGCTCCACGCTGCAGACCCGGCCCGAGCAGATGATGCTGAGCCAGGCGCTGATTGCCTTCGCCTCGATGCTGTTCATGGCCCCCGCGATGATGAAGGGGCTGATCGCCGCGCTCAGCAAGGGTCCGAATTACCTGCTGTCCTTCGTCATCGTCTTCTTGGTGACGCAGAGCGCCGGAGGCATCCTCGGCTCGGGGCTGTTCCGAACGGTGATAAACGTGCGGCAGGCCTTTCACCTGCAGGTCCTGCGCGAGGAGCTGACCGGCACCGACCCGCTCACCACCCAGACCATTGCCGCCAATATTCAGCAGCTCGCGCCGCAGATCTCCGACAGCGCGCAGCTCAAGGCGCAGGCCGTGGCGCAGCTGGCCTCGACCGCTGCGCAGCAGGCCACCGTCATGGCCTACAACGACGCCTATGTCCTCACCGGCCTTGTCGCGCTTCTCTCCCTCTGCGCGTTGGGGCTTCACCTCTTCCGCGACTGGCTGACGGCGCGCCTGCGCCGCTCCGATCCAGCGCTGCAAACCTCCTGA
- a CDS encoding HlyD family secretion protein yields the protein MKKLLSLPTLIATAIGAAGVLLLLFAWHLPPFSAAHPSTENAYLRGKVTQLAPQLSGYLSEVAVGDFQQVHQGDLVARIDPAIYRQKLSQAQASLEAARAAVDVAEQSVNSAVATEHASEAALASAQSTLQTAGTDAARMTKLRDRGVTSQSSADQTDLALRQAQAAVRQAEAQLQVSREATATARLQIAARKAEVTSAEAAVELAKIDLDHTEVRAPADGRLGQVSAHVGQYVTAGTTLVSHVGTELWIIANLKETALAGIRSDQPVRFTVDALGGRAFQGHVQGFSPAAASEFSLLAGSNATGNFTKIAQRLPVRISIDPGQDAAALRPGYSVEVEVETGDAG from the coding sequence ATGAAGAAACTCCTCTCCCTCCCGACCCTCATCGCCACCGCCATCGGCGCCGCCGGCGTGCTGCTGCTGCTCTTCGCCTGGCACCTCCCGCCGTTTTCCGCGGCACATCCCTCGACCGAGAACGCCTATCTGCGCGGCAAGGTCACCCAGCTCGCGCCGCAGCTCTCGGGCTATCTGTCAGAGGTCGCGGTGGGCGACTTCCAGCAGGTCCACCAGGGCGATCTCGTCGCCCGCATCGACCCTGCGATCTACCGTCAGAAGCTGTCGCAGGCGCAGGCCAGCCTTGAGGCCGCGCGCGCCGCGGTGGACGTGGCCGAGCAGAGCGTGAACTCCGCCGTCGCCACCGAACATGCCTCCGAGGCCGCGCTGGCCTCGGCGCAATCGACCCTGCAGACCGCCGGGACCGACGCAGCGCGAATGACCAAGCTGCGCGACCGCGGCGTTACCTCGCAGTCGAGCGCCGACCAGACCGACCTCGCCCTGCGCCAGGCCCAGGCGGCGGTGCGCCAGGCCGAGGCGCAGCTGCAGGTAAGCCGCGAGGCCACCGCCACTGCCCGGCTGCAGATCGCCGCGCGCAAGGCCGAGGTGACCAGTGCCGAGGCAGCGGTGGAACTGGCGAAGATCGACCTTGATCACACCGAGGTGCGCGCGCCTGCCGACGGGCGGCTCGGGCAGGTTTCGGCGCACGTGGGGCAATATGTGACCGCCGGTACCACGCTGGTGAGCCACGTGGGCACAGAGCTTTGGATCATCGCCAACCTCAAGGAAACGGCGCTGGCGGGCATCCGTAGCGACCAACCGGTGCGTTTTACCGTCGACGCCTTGGGAGGGCGCGCCTTCCAAGGCCACGTGCAGGGCTTCTCGCCCGCCGCGGCCTCGGAGTTCAGCCTGCTGGCAGGATCGAACGCCACCGGCAACTTCACCAAGATCGCGCAGCGGCTGCCGGTGCGGATCTCGATCGACCCGGGACAGGATGCGGCGGCGCTGCGGCCGGGATACTCGGTGGAGGTCGAAGTTGAGACCGGAGACGCGGGCTGA